In one window of Pseudodesulfovibrio sediminis DNA:
- a CDS encoding AAA family ATPase, with the protein MSKIAKALKKAQVERPEDVHIGTRNRSRSSMGKAWEGQSYKNMPVQEAPDGHLEKNRLLTDGSAQHIRDAFNVLRAKLFQNTRNKGLNSIMVTSPRRGEGKTIVAINLAMSIARDARHTALLVDTNLRWPGVAKTLGVCRGGEAGLEDYLVGKVEPSELMVNPGIENLVVLPSCQATSESADLISSFKMQQMVREFKRQSSDRYVVFDCPHLLDMPDSLVFSTYVDGVILVVEEGKTSQADIRASVEMLGEAHIIGVILNKHITQ; encoded by the coding sequence ATGAGCAAGATAGCGAAAGCATTGAAAAAGGCCCAGGTGGAAAGGCCGGAAGATGTCCATATTGGAACCCGAAATCGTTCCCGCTCTTCCATGGGAAAGGCCTGGGAAGGGCAGAGCTACAAGAATATGCCGGTTCAGGAGGCCCCTGACGGGCACTTGGAGAAGAATCGTTTGCTGACAGATGGCAGCGCCCAGCATATCCGGGACGCCTTTAACGTGCTGCGGGCAAAGCTCTTTCAGAATACGCGCAACAAGGGGCTGAATTCCATCATGGTGACAAGCCCAAGGCGTGGCGAAGGCAAAACGATTGTTGCCATCAATCTGGCCATGAGCATTGCTCGGGACGCGCGACATACAGCCTTGCTGGTCGATACCAACCTGCGATGGCCCGGGGTCGCAAAAACGCTTGGCGTCTGCCGGGGCGGTGAAGCGGGCCTTGAAGACTATCTGGTCGGTAAGGTCGAACCGTCCGAGCTCATGGTCAATCCGGGGATTGAAAACCTCGTGGTGCTGCCCTCTTGTCAGGCGACATCCGAGTCTGCCGATTTGATCAGCTCTTTTAAAATGCAGCAGATGGTTCGGGAATTCAAAAGACAGTCTTCTGATCGGTATGTCGTTTTTGACTGTCCACACCTTCTGGATATGCCGGACTCCCTGGTCTTCTCAACATATGTAGACGGCGTAATTCTGGTTGTTGAAGAAGGAAAGACGTCTCAAGCCGATATCAGAGCTTCTGTTGAGATGCTGGGAGAGGCCCACATTATTGGTGTCATCCTCAACAAACACATAACCCAGTAG
- a CDS encoding ExeA family protein yields the protein MGLVLFTGDIGTGKTTLLKYLLTELTDETEVAVVFNTNVGAEELLRLIMIEFEVEGVGTDKSRNLDMLNQYLIGVYQQGRRCLLVIDEGQNLSADALEEVRLLSNLQTDTQPLLQIVLAGQPELRETIQSPGFEQLAQRVAIKYHLTPLSREELGEYIQYRLKMAGSSDGKLFSDAALDLLYEAAGGVPRSTNILCNAALVYGYADSLEQISKSVMQQVIDDNLIMQPGLEPGEFAVEAGHSPVAEGESLGKVDESVLNRVRALEGQVANLTAMVSWQAGQIDGSLAKGHENIIKSLTDLLDKERVRSEEYYGRFLALSYEQKRLKSRIESRSSPCMGKNDLEENALEEKGEVIRKKNLLKAFSNLFFAFCM from the coding sequence ATGGGGCTGGTGCTTTTTACCGGGGATATCGGAACAGGGAAAACGACCCTGCTGAAGTATCTTCTTACGGAACTGACCGACGAGACCGAGGTCGCTGTCGTTTTCAATACGAACGTGGGTGCCGAAGAGCTTCTGCGATTGATCATGATTGAGTTTGAAGTTGAAGGTGTCGGCACGGACAAGTCCAGGAATCTGGATATGCTCAATCAGTATTTGATTGGCGTGTACCAACAGGGCCGCCGGTGTCTGCTGGTTATCGATGAGGGGCAGAACCTCTCGGCAGATGCCTTGGAAGAAGTCCGGCTACTTTCGAATTTGCAGACGGACACACAGCCATTGCTTCAGATTGTTCTGGCTGGCCAGCCGGAGTTGCGGGAGACCATTCAGAGCCCCGGGTTTGAGCAGTTGGCGCAGCGTGTTGCCATCAAATATCATCTGACGCCCCTCTCCCGTGAAGAGCTTGGTGAATACATTCAGTACAGGTTGAAGATGGCGGGTTCCAGTGATGGAAAGCTGTTTTCCGACGCCGCTCTGGATCTTCTCTATGAAGCTGCCGGCGGGGTTCCGCGTTCGACCAATATCCTGTGCAATGCCGCCCTTGTCTATGGGTACGCGGATTCTCTGGAGCAGATATCCAAGAGCGTCATGCAGCAGGTCATTGATGACAACCTCATCATGCAACCAGGCCTTGAGCCCGGAGAGTTTGCGGTTGAGGCTGGACATTCCCCTGTCGCTGAAGGCGAAAGCCTGGGCAAGGTTGACGAGTCTGTCCTGAATCGAGTGCGCGCGTTGGAGGGGCAGGTTGCCAACCTCACGGCCATGGTGAGCTGGCAGGCCGGACAGATTGATGGCTCCCTCGCCAAGGGGCATGAAAATATAATCAAGTCATTGACTGATCTCCTTGATAAGGAGCGCGTTCGATCAGAGGAATATTACGGGCGTTTCTTAGCCTTGTCTTACGAGCAGAAGCGTTTGAAATCACGAATTGAGAGTCGTTCCAGTCCGTGCATGGGAAAAAATGATCTGGAAGAGAACGCTCTGGAAGAGAAGGGTGAAGTGATTCGAAAGAAGAACTTGTTGAAGGCTTTTTCCAATCTGTTTTTTGCCTTCTGTATGTAG
- a CDS encoding sugar transferase, with protein MYKEQVYVTTSVALLLDGLVIIIGGYGAFYIRYVVGGSSLVMEGSLFISIVLFLMLINCYVFGQLGFYASDFNPPPWCALRKIVFAVAVDFSLLTLGLFFLKSESISRIFLGSYAILVFIGLVFIRALLFFFFRRRSDAYGLRRVLLIGSADRVQALYDAFQRQKSWGHSLVGSLSVGSICEIQGVPYLGVADDLAAITTEKDIDEVVFTVAGGVPFDFPRYLDICKSMGLTCSIVPAMFTPQDGKWGVKVSSIDDIPVLSLYGLSIDAQGLFYKRLLDLIGGAVGFIIFALLYIPIAIAIRAESSGPILFSQVRVGQNNRKFRLYKFRSMYCDAEERKKELMAQNEMNGHMFKMQNDPRVTRVGAFLRKTSLDEFPQFINVVRGEMSLVGTRPPTPDEVAHYTESERRRISMKPGVTGLWQVSGRNQINEFSDVVRLDLDYIDEWRFMRDLKILFKTVWVIFRREGAS; from the coding sequence ATGTATAAAGAACAAGTATATGTCACAACGAGTGTCGCCTTGTTGCTGGACGGTCTCGTTATTATCATAGGTGGCTATGGCGCGTTCTACATCCGGTATGTGGTGGGCGGCTCTTCGTTGGTCATGGAGGGAAGCCTGTTCATCTCCATTGTCCTGTTTCTGATGCTTATTAACTGCTATGTGTTTGGACAACTCGGCTTTTATGCTTCGGATTTCAATCCTCCGCCCTGGTGTGCCTTGAGAAAGATTGTCTTTGCCGTTGCCGTTGATTTTTCCCTGCTGACCCTGGGCTTGTTTTTTCTCAAGTCCGAGAGCATATCTCGAATATTCCTGGGGTCATACGCCATTCTGGTCTTTATCGGACTGGTGTTCATCCGCGCTCTTCTCTTTTTCTTCTTTCGTCGGCGAAGCGATGCCTATGGTTTGAGAAGGGTTTTGCTCATAGGCAGCGCGGACAGGGTTCAGGCGCTGTACGACGCCTTCCAGCGGCAAAAGAGCTGGGGGCATTCTCTTGTCGGCTCGCTCTCCGTTGGCTCCATCTGTGAGATTCAGGGGGTTCCGTACCTGGGAGTGGCCGATGACCTTGCGGCCATCACCACAGAAAAGGACATAGACGAAGTCGTTTTTACTGTGGCGGGAGGAGTCCCGTTTGATTTCCCCCGCTATTTGGATATCTGCAAAAGCATGGGGTTAACCTGCAGTATCGTGCCCGCCATGTTCACTCCTCAAGATGGTAAATGGGGGGTCAAGGTTAGCAGTATTGATGATATCCCGGTCCTGAGTCTCTACGGCTTGTCTATCGATGCTCAAGGCTTGTTTTACAAGCGCCTGCTTGATCTCATCGGTGGAGCTGTCGGCTTCATCATCTTCGCTTTACTGTATATCCCCATTGCAATCGCCATCCGGGCCGAGTCTTCAGGGCCGATTCTCTTTTCCCAGGTCAGGGTTGGTCAGAACAACAGGAAGTTCAGGCTGTATAAATTCAGATCTATGTACTGCGACGCTGAAGAGCGAAAGAAGGAGCTGATGGCCCAGAACGAGATGAACGGGCATATGTTCAAGATGCAGAATGATCCCCGGGTGACGCGCGTCGGAGCCTTTCTTCGGAAAACGTCTCTGGATGAATTTCCGCAGTTCATCAACGTGGTTCGAGGCGAGATGAGTCTGGTGGGGACGCGGCCGCCGACGCCGGACGAAGTTGCACATTACACCGAGTCTGAGCGGCGAAGAATCTCCATGAAACCGGGAGTTACCGGGTTGTGGCAGGTCTCTGGTCGTAATCAGATAAACGAATTTTCAGACGTAGTGCGTCTTGATCTTGATTATATTGATGAATGGCGTTTTATGCGCGATCTTAAAATCTTATTCAAAACTGTCTGGGTAATCTTTCGTAGAGAAGGAGCATCTTGA
- a CDS encoding tetratricopeptide repeat protein → MQYYEQGKIAEAKVEAKNAIKLAPKNAKAFLVLANCAATEQDWGAAFGAYEQAAQLDPDLLDAQLGLGRMFLLSQQYDKVNEIVELVLAKDEENIDAHLLKAGSLLQSEKYEGAQSLLKTILAEHPENTDAVMGLVSVYQRKGATQAAVDILDKALRAMPDSVALQYKAASLAGDMEEYAKAEEHYMKLLDLAEKKDPVRLMIARLYERSGEKVKAESMLRELASSNPENVEFRLGLVGFLVRNKDYDKALAVVEEASEESTDDIRILMARADILIAKKKYDEAVSVLQDVVEEYPDLPMSAKAFVKLAALYLMEENFESALASLEEALVRDSSPEVLFLRAQARLGLNDTEGAIADLRIVRKELPENYAARQLLARAYLAQDKGLMAVEELHDILESNGDYSPSRSLLVKYYARYGQWDLAEEELHRLLEQTPDDPSLLLALGDAKKMQGASAEAKTYYESVLKLPEGHGPALLRLGLVAEAEKEYAKAIAYYEKTLKLHPKSAAAIERKLFALFAWGRMEEVRAFQQQLLDTMPESAALHDMFGRLALSGKNSDLAEQEFRKSSELAPDWSVPYQRLIGMHWADNEIDKVIRECRLALKKNPDLFVEEFLLGLIYQTKGDVIRATKAYESVLKKKPDFLPAANNLAYLYAQTAQDDATLDKALDLAMVAAEKGNPEAMDTLGWVYHLQGNREQSIETLSKAYEKVPDNKVVAYHLAVVLAKWSYTTEARKIVNKALAGGEVFPERKDFEELLKTL, encoded by the coding sequence ATGCAGTATTATGAGCAGGGCAAAATAGCAGAAGCCAAGGTTGAGGCGAAGAATGCGATCAAGCTCGCCCCGAAAAATGCAAAGGCATTTCTTGTGTTGGCCAATTGCGCCGCTACGGAGCAGGATTGGGGTGCCGCTTTCGGCGCTTATGAGCAGGCCGCTCAGCTTGATCCGGATTTGTTGGACGCCCAGCTTGGCCTGGGTAGAATGTTCCTGCTGTCGCAGCAGTACGATAAGGTCAATGAAATCGTTGAGCTTGTCTTGGCCAAGGACGAGGAAAACATTGATGCACACCTCTTGAAGGCGGGGAGCCTGCTTCAGTCTGAAAAATATGAAGGGGCCCAGTCTCTGCTCAAAACCATCCTGGCCGAGCATCCCGAGAACACCGACGCCGTCATGGGCCTCGTATCGGTGTATCAAAGAAAGGGGGCGACTCAGGCGGCAGTCGACATTCTGGACAAGGCATTACGGGCAATGCCCGACAGCGTTGCGTTGCAGTATAAGGCCGCATCCCTGGCAGGGGATATGGAGGAGTATGCCAAGGCTGAAGAGCATTACATGAAACTCCTTGATCTAGCCGAAAAAAAAGATCCTGTGCGGTTGATGATCGCGCGGTTGTATGAACGTTCGGGAGAAAAGGTCAAAGCCGAGTCGATGCTCAGAGAGTTGGCGAGTTCCAACCCGGAGAATGTCGAATTCAGATTAGGGCTTGTGGGATTCCTCGTTCGAAACAAGGACTACGACAAGGCTTTGGCCGTCGTTGAAGAGGCATCAGAGGAATCAACCGATGACATACGGATACTGATGGCCCGTGCGGATATTCTCATTGCCAAGAAGAAGTATGATGAAGCGGTATCCGTTCTGCAGGATGTGGTGGAGGAGTATCCGGATCTGCCGATGTCGGCAAAGGCGTTTGTAAAACTCGCCGCTTTGTACCTCATGGAAGAGAATTTTGAGTCGGCCCTTGCTTCGCTTGAAGAAGCCCTTGTACGCGACTCATCCCCGGAGGTCCTGTTCCTCAGGGCGCAAGCCCGGTTGGGGCTGAATGATACCGAGGGTGCGATCGCTGACTTGAGAATTGTCAGAAAGGAGCTGCCGGAGAACTATGCCGCGCGGCAGTTGCTCGCCAGAGCCTATCTGGCTCAGGACAAGGGCCTGATGGCTGTAGAGGAGCTTCATGATATCCTTGAAAGCAATGGGGACTACTCTCCTTCCCGGAGTCTTCTCGTCAAGTATTATGCTCGATACGGGCAGTGGGACCTCGCAGAAGAGGAACTGCACAGGCTCCTGGAGCAAACACCTGACGATCCTTCTTTGCTGCTGGCACTCGGAGATGCCAAAAAGATGCAGGGAGCGTCTGCCGAGGCAAAGACCTATTATGAATCCGTACTCAAATTGCCTGAAGGACACGGCCCGGCATTGTTGCGACTGGGGTTGGTGGCAGAGGCAGAAAAGGAATACGCCAAAGCTATTGCGTACTATGAAAAGACGTTGAAACTCCACCCCAAGTCTGCGGCGGCGATAGAGCGGAAGCTGTTCGCACTCTTTGCCTGGGGCAGGATGGAGGAAGTGCGGGCGTTCCAGCAGCAGCTTCTGGACACCATGCCGGAGAGTGCTGCCCTGCACGACATGTTCGGACGGTTGGCGCTGTCTGGAAAAAACAGTGACCTTGCTGAGCAGGAATTCAGAAAGTCCAGTGAACTGGCTCCTGATTGGTCAGTGCCGTATCAGCGTCTGATCGGTATGCACTGGGCAGACAATGAAATAGACAAGGTCATCAGGGAGTGCCGTCTGGCGTTAAAGAAGAATCCGGATCTCTTTGTTGAGGAGTTCCTGCTTGGGCTGATATATCAGACGAAAGGGGACGTTATCCGCGCTACAAAGGCATACGAGTCTGTCCTGAAGAAGAAGCCCGACTTCCTGCCTGCGGCCAATAATCTTGCCTACCTCTACGCACAGACTGCGCAGGATGATGCCACCTTGGACAAGGCCCTGGACCTGGCAATGGTCGCTGCGGAAAAGGGGAACCCGGAAGCCATGGACACGCTTGGTTGGGTTTACCATCTGCAAGGTAACCGGGAACAGTCCATCGAAACCTTGAGCAAGGCCTATGAAAAGGTGCCCGACAATAAGGTGGTGGCCTACCACTTGGCCGTGGTGCTGGCAAAATGGTCGTACACGACCGAAGCGCGTAAAATCGTGAACAAGGCGTTGGCCGGCGGAGAGGTGTTTCCCGAGCGGAAAGACTTTGAAGAGTTGCTCAAGACGCTTTAG
- a CDS encoding LutC/YkgG family protein produces the protein MNNAEQTFFTRLRDALGRNSSTRAVREPLFDSREPGELDALLARTNRTRKERLDLLATLKEFAAILNLRIHTASSTDGAGKTIAEIARTTDTEWGGEKRITMHDNPLLHGLNLEGHCKQDGIAVDISAIDPDKDELTEKLRLRHQAEAAYMGITGADWCAADCGAIAVMAGPGRGRATSLVPSVHVAVLTLDQLVADLPELYAQLENRASLPVSFNFISGPSKTADIEAHMVHGAHGPREMHLIVITE, from the coding sequence ATGAATAATGCGGAACAGACCTTCTTCACTCGACTGCGGGACGCTCTGGGCCGGAACAGCTCGACCAGGGCGGTCAGGGAACCGCTCTTCGACTCCCGCGAGCCCGGCGAACTGGATGCATTGCTCGCCCGGACCAACCGCACCCGTAAGGAACGACTGGATCTGCTGGCAACGCTCAAGGAATTTGCCGCGATATTGAATCTCCGGATCCACACGGCTTCATCCACTGACGGGGCAGGCAAAACCATCGCCGAGATAGCCCGGACCACGGACACGGAGTGGGGCGGCGAAAAGCGGATCACCATGCACGACAATCCGCTCCTGCATGGACTGAACCTGGAAGGACACTGCAAGCAGGACGGTATCGCCGTCGATATATCCGCTATTGATCCCGACAAGGACGAACTGACAGAGAAACTGCGCCTGCGCCACCAGGCCGAGGCCGCCTACATGGGCATCACCGGCGCGGACTGGTGTGCCGCCGACTGCGGCGCCATCGCCGTGATGGCAGGACCGGGCCGGGGCAGAGCCACCTCGCTCGTCCCCTCGGTTCACGTGGCCGTCCTGACGCTCGACCAACTGGTGGCCGACCTCCCCGAGCTGTATGCCCAACTGGAAAACCGCGCATCGCTTCCGGTCTCCTTCAATTTCATATCCGGTCCGTCAAAAACCGCAGACATCGAAGCCCACATGGTCCACGGCGCGCACGGCCCCCGCGAAATGCACCTTATCGTGATCACTGAATAG
- a CDS encoding LutB/LldF family L-lactate oxidation iron-sulfur protein — protein MHEQSDKSYRELANEALGDERLHSAIRMIQDRIGKGTRHLWKTEISQELRDKAKKARMRTLDNLDKVLTTLTEKIRANGGHVYFAKTAEDARNYCLKVAQKNEVKRVVKGKSMTSAEIGVDHLLEAHDIEVVETDLGEFIIQLAHDAPSHIIAPCIHMDKQQIGRLFEKELGIPYSEDPPTLTKAARKALREKLLSADMGISGCNLACAETGHISLVSNEGNIRMSTTMPKVHVALMGMERVIATLAEHDMLLRLLTRGAAAQKISTYVSFLGGPRQPGEPDGPEEFHLVIIDNGRMKMLADPRFREVLSCIRCGSCLNICPVYGRIGGHAYNAPYPGPIGAVVMPLFNGVNKHADLCRGESLCGACKDICPVNNDLPRMLSELRHMLAYGDEQWDVAPVDKGEALAFKGWYAAMSSRTAYNLLVKTGRLAQAPFVSDGMLKKGIGPLGKWTADRDFPPIARQTFGERWKTVHAPRLKGDSNE, from the coding sequence ATGCACGAACAGAGCGACAAATCCTATCGGGAACTGGCCAACGAAGCGCTTGGCGACGAACGGCTGCACAGCGCCATCCGCATGATCCAGGACCGTATCGGCAAAGGCACCCGCCACCTCTGGAAGACAGAAATCTCTCAGGAACTCCGCGACAAGGCCAAGAAAGCGCGCATGCGCACCCTGGACAACCTCGACAAGGTGCTCACCACCCTGACAGAAAAAATCCGGGCCAACGGCGGCCATGTCTACTTTGCGAAGACTGCCGAGGACGCCCGCAACTACTGCCTTAAGGTTGCGCAAAAGAACGAAGTGAAGCGCGTGGTCAAAGGCAAGTCCATGACCTCCGCTGAAATCGGCGTGGACCACCTGCTGGAAGCCCACGACATCGAGGTGGTGGAAACCGACCTCGGCGAATTCATCATCCAGCTTGCCCACGACGCACCCTCTCATATCATCGCGCCCTGCATCCATATGGACAAACAGCAGATCGGTCGTCTGTTCGAAAAAGAACTGGGCATCCCCTACTCCGAAGACCCGCCGACCCTGACCAAGGCGGCCCGCAAGGCCCTGCGGGAAAAGCTCCTGTCCGCGGACATGGGCATCTCGGGCTGCAACCTGGCCTGCGCCGAGACCGGCCACATCTCGCTGGTATCCAACGAAGGCAACATCCGCATGTCCACCACCATGCCCAAGGTCCATGTGGCCCTCATGGGCATGGAGCGCGTCATCGCCACCCTGGCCGAGCACGACATGCTCCTGCGCCTGCTCACACGCGGTGCGGCGGCACAGAAAATCTCCACCTACGTCAGCTTTCTGGGCGGGCCGCGCCAGCCCGGAGAACCAGACGGTCCCGAAGAATTTCATCTGGTCATCATCGACAACGGACGCATGAAGATGCTGGCCGACCCCCGGTTTCGCGAAGTGCTGTCCTGCATCCGCTGCGGCAGCTGCCTGAACATCTGCCCGGTCTACGGGCGTATCGGCGGGCACGCGTACAACGCGCCCTATCCCGGTCCCATCGGCGCCGTGGTCATGCCGCTGTTCAACGGCGTCAACAAACACGCCGACCTCTGCCGGGGTGAAAGCCTGTGCGGCGCGTGCAAGGACATCTGTCCGGTCAACAACGACCTGCCGCGCATGCTCTCCGAGCTGCGCCACATGCTCGCCTACGGAGACGAGCAATGGGACGTTGCCCCCGTGGACAAGGGCGAAGCTCTGGCCTTCAAAGGATGGTACGCGGCCATGTCCAGCCGCACGGCCTACAATCTCCTGGTCAAGACGGGACGGCTGGCCCAGGCTCCCTTCGTGAGTGACGGGATGCTCAAAAAAGGCATCGGGCCCCTGGGCAAATGGACAGCTGACCGCGATTTCCCGCCCATTGCCCGACAGACCTTCGGCGAACGATGGAAAACCGTGCACGCTCCGCGACTGAAAGGAGACTCCAATGAATAA
- a CDS encoding (Fe-S)-binding protein → MTKHTATLFIQCLVDSLKPEIGDAMVHVLDTLGVSMVYPENQTCCGQPAFNSGYRREATKAARRFIDIFENHNAIVCPSGSCVHMVRHHYLDLFRDEPAMLARARKVAANTYEFTEYLVDVLGVTDPGSQLNSRFDGSVTYHDSCHLSRGLGIRSQPRLLLENIPGLSLIEMDESDRCCGFGGTFSVKYPEISTAMVDDKIQTILATGADAVAGCDVSCLMNIEGRLSRIDSPVRALHIAEILANTGK, encoded by the coding sequence ATGACAAAACATACCGCCACGCTCTTCATTCAATGCCTTGTGGACAGCCTGAAGCCCGAAATCGGCGACGCCATGGTTCACGTCCTCGACACCCTCGGCGTCTCCATGGTCTACCCGGAAAATCAGACCTGCTGCGGTCAGCCGGCCTTTAACAGCGGCTACCGCCGGGAGGCGACCAAGGCCGCCAGACGCTTCATTGACATTTTTGAAAACCACAATGCCATCGTCTGCCCATCCGGCTCCTGCGTCCACATGGTCCGTCACCACTATCTCGACCTGTTCCGCGACGAGCCGGCCATGCTCGCCCGAGCCAGAAAAGTCGCGGCCAACACCTATGAATTCACCGAATATCTGGTTGATGTCCTTGGCGTCACCGACCCCGGCAGTCAGCTGAACAGCCGCTTTGACGGCTCTGTCACCTACCACGACTCCTGCCACCTCTCGCGAGGACTCGGCATCCGCTCGCAACCCCGCCTGCTGCTGGAGAATATCCCCGGTCTTTCCCTTATTGAGATGGACGAGTCCGACAGGTGTTGCGGCTTCGGCGGCACCTTCAGCGTCAAGTATCCTGAAATCTCCACGGCCATGGTCGACGACAAGATCCAGACCATCCTCGCCACCGGGGCCGATGCCGTTGCCGGGTGCGACGTCAGCTGTCTCATGAATATCGAAGGACGCCTGAGCCGGATCGACTCCCCGGTCCGCGCCCTGCACATCGCCGAAATCCTGGCAAACACCGGAAAATAA
- a CDS encoding ABC transporter substrate-binding protein — protein sequence MKRCLLCFAMVCIMCVASVAHAGKAVIAVSQFVEHPALDAVLEGFKDELKEGGVDVEYKIYNAHGNMSVVYQIATQIVGDKPDMIVAIATPTAQACVKQYDKVPALAGTPMLFTAITDPLAAGLVSNYEKPGGDITGVSNQMPMGEHLDMIRKFFPQLKKLGVIYNGGEVNSISSLKRLRPAAAERGVELVETTVTNSADVQQAAVSLVGNVDAIFIPTDNTVVSAMDVVVKVCRRSQTPLFVADTDSVSRGAIAALGFDYYLHGRQTGAMAIRILNGEKPADMPVEFQKKLAFHVFPTAAEKMGVTIPEALIKEADIIHK from the coding sequence ATGAAACGTTGTCTCCTCTGCTTCGCCATGGTGTGTATCATGTGCGTGGCCTCCGTCGCCCATGCGGGCAAGGCCGTTATCGCGGTCAGCCAGTTTGTTGAACATCCGGCCCTTGACGCCGTGCTTGAAGGATTCAAGGACGAGCTCAAAGAAGGCGGCGTGGACGTTGAGTACAAAATCTACAACGCCCATGGAAACATGAGCGTCGTGTATCAGATCGCCACGCAGATCGTCGGCGACAAGCCAGACATGATCGTGGCCATTGCCACCCCGACCGCCCAGGCCTGTGTCAAACAATACGACAAGGTGCCCGCACTTGCCGGAACACCCATGCTGTTCACCGCCATCACCGATCCCCTGGCCGCAGGACTGGTCTCCAACTACGAGAAGCCGGGCGGCGACATTACCGGAGTGTCCAACCAGATGCCCATGGGCGAACATCTGGACATGATCAGAAAGTTTTTCCCGCAGCTGAAAAAACTCGGCGTCATCTACAACGGCGGCGAAGTGAACTCCATTTCCAGCCTGAAGCGGTTGCGTCCGGCAGCAGCCGAGCGCGGTGTGGAGCTGGTGGAGACGACCGTGACCAACTCGGCGGATGTGCAGCAGGCCGCTGTCAGCCTGGTCGGCAACGTGGACGCCATCTTCATCCCCACAGACAACACCGTTGTTTCGGCCATGGACGTGGTGGTCAAGGTCTGCCGTCGCAGTCAGACCCCGCTGTTCGTTGCGGATACGGACTCCGTGTCACGAGGCGCGATCGCAGCCCTCGGTTTTGATTATTACCTCCACGGCCGCCAGACCGGCGCCATGGCGATCCGTATCCTCAATGGTGAAAAGCCTGCGGATATGCCTGTTGAATTCCAGAAGAAGCTGGCTTTCCACGTCTTCCCCACCGCAGCCGAAAAAATGGGTGTCACCATTCCCGAGGCGCTGATCAAGGAAGCGGACATCATTCACAAATAA